The nucleotide sequence AATACGCTGGCTCGCGGCTTCAACGACATGCTCGGGCAGATCCAGCAGCGCGACCAGGAGCTTGCCGAGCATCGCGCCCGGCTCGAGGACCAGGTCGCGCATCGCACCGTCGCGCTGAAGGCTGCGGAGGCGGCGAGTCAAGCGAAGAGCGATTTCCTCGCGACCATGAGTCACGAGATCCGCACGCCGATGAATGGCGTCCTCGGCATGAACGAGCTGCTGCTCGGAAGCAGCCTCGACCCGCAGCAGCGCATGTGGGCCGAGTCCGTCCAGCATTCGGGCCAGCATCTGCTCGGTGTCATCAACGACATCCTGGATTTCTCGAAAATCGAGTCGGGCCATCTGTCGCTCGAAACCGTCGACTTCGACCTCGTCGAACTGATCGACGACACGATGAGGATGTTCGCGCATCAGGCCGAGCACAAGGGCCTCGAACTCGCCTGCCGAATCACCCCGTCGCAGCGCACCATCGGCCTGCGCGGCGATCCGTTCCGCCTGCGCCAGATCGTCGCCAACCTCGTCGGCAACGCGATCAAGTTCACCGAGCACGGCGCGGTCGTCGTCCACGCCACCGTGAATGACAACGGCGACGCCGCCGCTGTCGGCCTGTGCGTGGAGGACACCGGGATCGGCATCGCACCCGAGGCGCAGGCGCGGATATTCGAGCATTTTTCCCAGGCCGACGGCTCGACGACGCGCCGCTTCGGCGGCACCGGACTCGGCCTTGCGATCTGCAGGCGCCTCGCCAACCTCATGGGGAGCGACATCACGGTCGCGAGCGCCCCGGGGCAAGGCGCGCGTTTCTGCCTCGATCTTCGCCTTGCGCGCGCGAGCGCCGACTTCGAGCGCCCCGATCCTGCGGGCGAGGCGAGCGGCGCGGGGACGTCGGCCCCGGCGTTCCAGGGACGGGGCGAACGCGTCTTGCTGGTCGAGGACAATCCGGTCAACCAGCAGGTCGCGCAAGCGATGCTGGCGAAGCTGGGACTGGCGACGACGGTCGCGAGCGACGGGCGCGAAGCGGTCGACCTCGTCGCATCCCGCGCATTCGACGCCGTGCTGATGGATTGCCAGATGCCGGTCATGGACGGCTACGAGGCGACGCGGGCGATCCGGCGCCTGCCGGGCGCGCGCTTGCCGGTGATCGCGCTGACGGCCAACGCGTTGCACGGAGACCGGCAGAAATGCCTCGATTCCGGCATGGACGACTTCCTGCCCAAACCCTACTCGCTGGCACAATTGCAGGCGACGCTGGCGCGCTGGCTGCGGCCGACGAACCCGACCCCGGAAGCACAGGCGGCGGCACCGCAGCACGGCCCCGATGGGGAGATCGCGTCACCGCAGGCGCCGGCCATCAACATGAAGACACTGAACGCCTTGCGCGAACTCGACCCCGAAGGCGGCATGGGCCTCGCGCACCAGATCGTGCGAACCTTCCTCGAGTCGGCGCAGACGTGGGTCGACCGCGTCGAGCAGGCGGTGGCAGGCGGCGACGGCGACGCGCTGCGGCAGTCCGCCCATGCGCTCAAGTCGAGCTCGGCCAATGTCGGCGCCGAACGTCTATCGGGTCTGTACCGGCAGATGGAAAAGCTCGGGCGCGAGCGGCGGCTCGACGAGGCGCGCGAAGCGCTCGGCGAAGTACGGGGCGAATACGCTCGCGCGGTATCCGAAATGCACGCGATCCTGACGGGAGGACGTTGATGGCCGCTGCGACGCGTATCCTCGTCGCCGACGACGAGCCGACGGCCCGCCTGCTCATGGCGGCCGCCCTCGAGAAGGCCGGCTTCGAGGTCGCCGTGGCGGTCGACGGCGACGACGCCTTGCGGCAGTTTCGTGCGCAGCCGAGCGCCCTGGTCATGCTCGACGTCGACATGCCCGGTCGCAACGGCTACGAATTGTGCGCGATCCTGCGCCGCGAATTCGGCGACGAACTGCCGATCGTGATGGTCACCGCGATGGACGACAACGAGTCGATCGAGCGGGCCTACGAATACGGCGCGACCGATTTCATCCCCAAACCGATTAACTGGTCGCTCATCGGCCACCGGGTCAAATATCTGCTGCGCGCCTCCGACGCGCTGCGCGAACTGCATGCGGCGAATGCCCGCAACGCCGCGCTGCTCAGAGCGATCCCGGATCTCCTGTTCGAAGTCGACGTGGACGGCCGTTACCTCAGTTGCCATTCCTCGAGGAAAGACCTGCTCGTCGCGCCCGGCGAATCCCTGATCGGACGCACCATCGACGACGTACTTCCGCCCGAGGCCGCGCGCATCTGCATGGCGGCCTTGCATGAGGCGAACGAGGCCGGGCTGGTGACCGGCAGGCAGTTCGAGTTGATGCTCGCGTCCGGCGCATTCTGGTTCGAGTTGTCGGTTTCGCGCAAATCCGCCGAGCCCGGACAGAAGCCGACCTTCGTCGTCCTTGCGCGCAACATCACCGAACGCAAGGCGGCCGAGCAGAAGATATACGAACTCGCCTTCTTCGACAGCCTGACGCATCTGCCGAACCGGCAGTCGTTTCTCGAGCGGCTCGCGCAGGACATCCGGGTCGCGCAGCGCGAGAAACAGAAGCTCGCCGTCCTGTTCATGGACCTCGACGGCTTCAAGGGCGTCAACGACACCATGGGTCACGATGCCGGCGACCTGATTCTCCAGTCCGCGGCCGAGCGGCTGCGAAACAGCATCCGGCCCGGCGACAGCGCGTCGCGCCTGGCCGAAGACGGGGCCCAGGTGGGGCTCGCGCGCCTGGGGGGCGACGAGTTCACGGCGGTGATCCCGGGGATCACCCATGAGGAGGACGCGTTGCGCGTCGCCAATCGCATCCGCGAACAGATGCGCACCCCGTTCGTGCTGGCCGGCAGCGAAGTCGTCCTCACGTCCAGCATCGGCATCGCGGTTTTCCCGCACGACGGGGCCGACGCGGCGACCCTGCTCAAGCACGCCGACACCGCGATGTACCACGCAAAGAGCTGCGGCCGCGACAACTGCCAGTTCTATAGCGCCGCGCTCACGCAGCGTGCGCAGCAGCGGCTGACGCTCGAGAACAACCTGCGTCAGGCGCTGGAGCGCGGCGAGTTCGACCTCGTCTACCAGCCGCAGATCGACGTCGCGAGCGGGCGTATCCGCTCTGTCGAAGCCCTCATCCGCTGGAATCACCCGGCCGGCGGCGTCATCGCGCCGCAGGACTTCATCCCGCTCGCCGAGGAGAACGGCCTCATCGTGCCGATCGGCGAATGGGCGTTGCGCACGGCCGCGACGGACGCCGCACGCTGGCAGGATGGCGGGCGGGTCTGCGTGGCGGTCAACCTGTCTCCGGTGCAGCTACGCGCCGCCGACCTCGTCCCGACGCTCGTCGACATCCTGCGCGAGACCGGCCTGGCGCCGGGCCTGCTCGAACTCGAAGTGACCGAAGGCGCACTGATGGAAGAGCGCGAAGCCACCCACGCGACGCTCGAAGCACTGCTCGCCGGGGGCGTGCAGCTCGCGCTGGACGATTTCGGTACTGGCTACTCGTCGCTGGGCTATCTCAAGCGTGTGCCGCTCAGCAACCTCAAGATCGATCAGAGCTTCGTGCACGGGCTGCCGCACGACCGCGAAAATCTGGCGATCGTGCGCACGATCCTGGCGCTGGCGAAGAATCTCGGTTTCCGCACCACGGCGGAGGGGGTCGAAACGGCCGAGCAGGCCACGACCCTCGCAGGCATCGGCTGCGACGCGCTGCAGGGCTTTTACTTCAGCCGGCCGCTGCCGGCCGGCGCGATTCCCGCGCTGCTGCAGCGGCGTTGGCGGCTGGACGAAACCGACCCGGGCGGCGGCTAAACCGTCGTGCTGCCGGATGCGTTCGGTTCGAGCAAATCTTCGCGACGCAGCATGAACACGAACTGGTCGCCGCCTTCGGTGTCGAGCCAGGTGAAGGGCAGGGCGGGGTAGGCCGCCTCGAGTGCGTCGCGGTTGTGGCCGATCTCGACGACCAGCAGACCGCCGGGCTTGAGGTGGTCGCCGGCGGCTGCGAGTATCTTGCGCGTCGCGTCGAGACCATCCTCGCCCGAGCCGAGCGCGAGCGCCGGCTCCGCCCGATATTCCGCCGGCAATGCGGCGACCGCTGCAGCATCGACGTAAGGCGGATTGCTGATGATGAGGTCGTAGCGGCGGCCGCCGAGCGTGGCGAACAGGTCCGATTCGATCAGCGCGATACGTGCGTCGAGGTCGTAGTCGGCGACGTTTCTCGCCGCGACCGCGAGGGCGTCCTGCGACAGGTCGACTGCGTCGACGTCGGCAGAGGGGAAAGCGAGTGCGGCAAGCACCGCGAGGCAGCCCGAGCCGGTGCACAGATCGAGGACGTCCTCGACCGCGTCGGCATCCTCGACCCATGGCGCGAGTTGATCCTGCAGTAGTTCGGCGATGAACGAGCGTGGCACGATCACGCGCTCGTCGACGTAAAAATGGTGGCCGGCGAGCCAGGCCTCACGGGTCAGATAGGCGGCGGGCAGGCGCTCGCGCACGCGCCGCTCGAGCATTGCGCGGACCTGCTCGGACTCGGCGTGCGTCAGGCTCGCGTCGAGGAAGGGCTCGAGCCGGTCGAGCGGCAGATGCAGCGTGTGCAGGATCAGGTAGGCGGCCTCGTCGAAGGCATTGTCCGAGCCATGGCCGAAGAAGAGCCTGGCCTCGTTGAAGCGCGATACGGCGAAGCGCAGCCAGTCGCGGACCGTGATCAGCGATTCGGTGTCGTCAAACGCGTTCATCGCTCTCGCCCAGCAGCTTTTCCAGCGCCTTCTCGTAAACCGCTGCGAGCTGCTCGACGTTTTCGAGTGCGACGTGCTCGTTCAGCTTGTGGATGCTCATGTTGAGCGGGCCGAACTCGACGACTTCGCGACAGATGTCGGCGATGAAGCGGCCGTCCGACGTGCCGCCCGTGGTCGAAAGCTCGGGCGTGAGCCCGGTGACCTCGTGGACGGCTTCGGAGAGCCTGTCGCACAAGGCGCCGCGCGGCGTGAGAAAGGGCTTGCCGGAGAGGTTCCAGTCGATTTCGTAGTCGAGGCCGTGGCTGTCGAGGATTTCGTTGACGGCGTCCATCAGGCCCTCGGCCGTGCTGGCCGTGGAAAAGCGGAAATTGAACTGGATCTCGACCATGCCCGGAATCACGTTGGTGACGCCGGTGCCGGCATGGATGTTGGAAATCTGCCAGGTCGTCGGCGGGAAGTAGCTATTGCCTTCGTCCCACATCGTCTCGGCGAGCTCGGCGATCGCCGGCGCCGCGAGATGGATCGGGTTTTTCGCGAGGTGGGGGTAGGCGATGTGCCCCTGTACACCCTTCACGCGCAGGGTGCCCGAGAGCGAGCCGCGCCGTCCGTTCTTGATCGTGTCGCCGAATTCGGCGGCGCTCGTCGGCTCGCCGACGATGCAATAGTCGAGCAGTTCGCCGCGTGCCTTGAGCGCTTCGACGACGCGCACCGTGCCGTCGGTCGCCGGACCTTCCTCGTCGGAAGTCAGCAGGAAAGCGATCGAGCCCGGATGGTCGGGACGGCGGGCGAGGAAGCGCTCGGTCGCAGTGACGAAGGCCGCATCCGAGGTTTTCATGTCGGCGGCGCCGCGGGCGTAGAGCTTGCCGTCGCGCAGCGTCGGCTCGAAAGGATCGGAGAGCCACTGCTCGAGCGGCCCGGGCGGGACGACGTCGGTATGGCCGGCGAAGCACACGACCGGGGAGGCCGTGCCGCGACGCGCCCACAGATTGTCGACGTCGTTGTGGCGATGGCGCTCGATGTGGAAGCCAAGCGCTTGCAGCCGCGCCGCGATCAGGTCGTGGCAGCCGGCGTCGTCGGGCGTGACCGAGCGGCGCTTGAGCAGTTCGACCGCGAGCGCCAAGGTTTCACTGGCAAGGACGGCATCCTCGAGCGTTTCATTGGCCATGCCGGGTCATGCTCCGAAAAGATTGCGGTAATAGTCTTCGCTGAAGCCGAGATGGTAGCGCCCGTCGCGTTCCAGCACGGGCCGCTTGATCACGCTCGGATGAGCCTGCATGAGCGCGAGCGCGCCGGCCTCGTCGACCGCTGCCGCTCTCTCGGCATCACTGAGCGTGCGCCAGGTCGTCCCGCGGGTATTCATCAGGTTCTTCCAGCCGGCGTCGGCGCTCACGGTCCGCAGCCAGGCGGGATCGACGCCGAGTTTCCTGAAGTCGTGGAAGGGCACGTCGAGGCCGCGACCGGCGAGCCAGGCGCGCGCTTTCTTCACCGTCGTGCAGTTGGGGATACCGTAAAGCTTCATCGTTATGCATGCCTGCGCCGGCGAGCGCGGCGCATGGACGTAAAATCGGAAAAACCAAAGACGCGATTCTAACCGACCTGATGCATCCCGCCGTCCATTCCCACACCGCGCCGCCGCCCCCCGGCGAAGCCAGCCTGCGTTCGATCGGCCGCCTTTTCCCTTATCTGTGGGAATTCCGCGGGCGCGTGCTCGTGGCGCTCGCGCTGCTCGTCGGCGCGAAGCTCGCGTCGGTCGCGGTGCCGCTGGTGCTCAAGGAAATCATCGACGCGCTCGACAAGCCGCGCCCCGAGCTCGTGCTGCCGCTCGCGTTCATTCTCGCCTACGGCCTTCTGCGCTTCGCGAGCACGACCTTCGCCGACCTGCGCGACGTCATTTTCGCCAAGGTCACGCAGCGCGCAATGCGGCGCATCAGCATGGCCGTGTTCGATCACCTGCACGCGCTGTCGCTGCGCTTTCACCTCGAGCGCCAGACGGGCGGCATCACGCGCGACATCGAGCGGGGCGCCCGTGCAGTGTCGAGCCTGGTCGGCTATCTGCTGTTCCGCATCACGCCGACCGTGCTCGAAATCCTCATGGTCGCCGGAGTGCTGTTCGTCAAGCTCGACTGGGTATTCGGCCTCATCACGCTCGTGACGCTGGCCGCCTACATCGGCTTCACCGTCACGATCACCGAATGGCGGACGCAATTCGTGCGCCGCGCCAACACGCTCGATTCGGAGGCCTACGGCCGGGCGATCGACAGCCTGCTTAACTACGAGACGGTCAAGTACTTCGGCAACGAGAAATACGAGGCGCGCCGCTACGACGGCAGCCTCGCCGAGTGGGAGGACATGTCGATGAAGTCGCAGCGCTCGCTCGGCCTGCTCAACGCGGCGCAGGCGGGGGTGATTTCGATCGGCGTCACGCTGATGGTGCTGCGCGCGGCCAACGGCGTCGTCGCCGGCACGC is from Thiobacillus denitrificans ATCC 25259 and encodes:
- the dapE gene encoding succinyl-diaminopimelate desuccinylase: MANETLEDAVLASETLALAVELLKRRSVTPDDAGCHDLIAARLQALGFHIERHRHNDVDNLWARRGTASPVVCFAGHTDVVPPGPLEQWLSDPFEPTLRDGKLYARGAADMKTSDAAFVTATERFLARRPDHPGSIAFLLTSDEEGPATDGTVRVVEALKARGELLDYCIVGEPTSAAEFGDTIKNGRRGSLSGTLRVKGVQGHIAYPHLAKNPIHLAAPAIAELAETMWDEGNSYFPPTTWQISNIHAGTGVTNVIPGMVEIQFNFRFSTASTAEGLMDAVNEILDSHGLDYEIDWNLSGKPFLTPRGALCDRLSEAVHEVTGLTPELSTTGGTSDGRFIADICREVVEFGPLNMSIHKLNEHVALENVEQLAAVYEKALEKLLGESDERV
- a CDS encoding ArsC family reductase is translated as MKLYGIPNCTTVKKARAWLAGRGLDVPFHDFRKLGVDPAWLRTVSADAGWKNLMNTRGTTWRTLSDAERAAAVDEAGALALMQAHPSVIKRPVLERDGRYHLGFSEDYYRNLFGA
- the prmB gene encoding 50S ribosomal protein L3 N(5)-glutamine methyltransferase, with amino-acid sequence MNAFDDTESLITVRDWLRFAVSRFNEARLFFGHGSDNAFDEAAYLILHTLHLPLDRLEPFLDASLTHAESEQVRAMLERRVRERLPAAYLTREAWLAGHHFYVDERVIVPRSFIAELLQDQLAPWVEDADAVEDVLDLCTGSGCLAVLAALAFPSADVDAVDLSQDALAVAARNVADYDLDARIALIESDLFATLGGRRYDLIISNPPYVDAAAVAALPAEYRAEPALALGSGEDGLDATRKILAAAGDHLKPGGLLVVEIGHNRDALEAAYPALPFTWLDTEGGDQFVFMLRREDLLEPNASGSTTV
- a CDS encoding ATP-binding protein, which codes for MSPEGTSTTLRARLRRTSLITLAVALGIVAVIIMASSFAAGLISLASTNRVEARVLAENVSASLLFEDRTSAEELLHSLRHSRVVHGAAVYDNARRVFARYEHGSDRVPAILGPLSEGVDYGLRRVTVVQPVMLDGRQVGSVLLSVGLESLYAQIGWQALVTLLAAALAMLVANRLLGRLNESVVVPLARLSALMLRISSRNDYTVRAAGSEIAEMNTLARGFNDMLGQIQQRDQELAEHRARLEDQVAHRTVALKAAEAASQAKSDFLATMSHEIRTPMNGVLGMNELLLGSSLDPQQRMWAESVQHSGQHLLGVINDILDFSKIESGHLSLETVDFDLVELIDDTMRMFAHQAEHKGLELACRITPSQRTIGLRGDPFRLRQIVANLVGNAIKFTEHGAVVVHATVNDNGDAAAVGLCVEDTGIGIAPEAQARIFEHFSQADGSTTRRFGGTGLGLAICRRLANLMGSDITVASAPGQGARFCLDLRLARASADFERPDPAGEASGAGTSAPAFQGRGERVLLVEDNPVNQQVAQAMLAKLGLATTVASDGREAVDLVASRAFDAVLMDCQMPVMDGYEATRAIRRLPGARLPVIALTANALHGDRQKCLDSGMDDFLPKPYSLAQLQATLARWLRPTNPTPEAQAAAPQHGPDGEIASPQAPAINMKTLNALRELDPEGGMGLAHQIVRTFLESAQTWVDRVEQAVAGGDGDALRQSAHALKSSSANVGAERLSGLYRQMEKLGRERRLDEAREALGEVRGEYARAVSEMHAILTGGR
- a CDS encoding putative bifunctional diguanylate cyclase/phosphodiesterase; amino-acid sequence: MAAATRILVADDEPTARLLMAAALEKAGFEVAVAVDGDDALRQFRAQPSALVMLDVDMPGRNGYELCAILRREFGDELPIVMVTAMDDNESIERAYEYGATDFIPKPINWSLIGHRVKYLLRASDALRELHAANARNAALLRAIPDLLFEVDVDGRYLSCHSSRKDLLVAPGESLIGRTIDDVLPPEAARICMAALHEANEAGLVTGRQFELMLASGAFWFELSVSRKSAEPGQKPTFVVLARNITERKAAEQKIYELAFFDSLTHLPNRQSFLERLAQDIRVAQREKQKLAVLFMDLDGFKGVNDTMGHDAGDLILQSAAERLRNSIRPGDSASRLAEDGAQVGLARLGGDEFTAVIPGITHEEDALRVANRIREQMRTPFVLAGSEVVLTSSIGIAVFPHDGADAATLLKHADTAMYHAKSCGRDNCQFYSAALTQRAQQRLTLENNLRQALERGEFDLVYQPQIDVASGRIRSVEALIRWNHPAGGVIAPQDFIPLAEENGLIVPIGEWALRTAATDAARWQDGGRVCVAVNLSPVQLRAADLVPTLVDILRETGLAPGLLELEVTEGALMEEREATHATLEALLAGGVQLALDDFGTGYSSLGYLKRVPLSNLKIDQSFVHGLPHDRENLAIVRTILALAKNLGFRTTAEGVETAEQATTLAGIGCDALQGFYFSRPLPAGAIPALLQRRWRLDETDPGGG